The Populus trichocarpa isolate Nisqually-1 chromosome 2, P.trichocarpa_v4.1, whole genome shotgun sequence genome has a window encoding:
- the LOC18096320 gene encoding protein mago nashi homolog — protein sequence MAATEGDNGEFYLRYYVGHRGKFGHEFLEFEFRPDGKLRYANNSNYKNDTMIRKEVFLTPAVLKECRRIISESEIMKEDDNNWPEPDRVGKQELEIVMGNEHISFTTSKIGSLVDVHSSQDPEGLRIFYYLVQDLKCFVFSLISLHFKIKPI from the exons ATGGCAGCGACGGAGGGAGATAACGGAGAGTTCTACCTTCGTTACTACGTAGGTCACAGAGGTAAATTCGGTCACGAATTCCTGGAGTTCGAGTTCCGTCCAGATGGCAAGCTCCGATACGCCAACAACTCTAACTACAAAAACGACACCATGATTCGCAAAGAAGTCTTCCTTACCCCCGCCGTCCTGAAAGAGTGCCGCCGCATCATCTCCGAGAGCGAG ATTATGAAGGAAGATGACAACAACTGGCCAGAGCCAGACCGGGTTGGGAAACAGGAGCTGGAGATTGTGATGGGGAATGAGCATATTTCTTTTACTACATCGAAGATTGGATCACTTGTTGATGTTCACAGTAGCCAGGATCCTGAAGGGCTTCGCATCTTCTATTATCTTGTCCAG GACTTGAAGTGCtttgttttctctctcatctctctccACTTCAAAATCAAGCCCATATAA
- the LOC7453919 gene encoding GTP-binding protein YPTM2 yields the protein MNPEYDYLFKLLLIGDSGVGKSCLLLRFADDSYIESYISTIGVDFKIRTVEQDGKTIKLQIWDTAGQERFRTITSSYYRGAHGIIVVYDVTDQESFNNVKQWLNEIDRYASDNVNKLLVGNKSDLTANKVVSYETAKAFADEIGIPFMETSAKDATNVEQAFMAMAAAIKDRMASQPAMNNAKPSTVQLRGQPVEQKGGCCSS from the exons ATGAATCCAGAGTA TGATTATTTGTTCAAGCTCCTTCTCATTGGTGATTCTGGTGTTGGCAAATCCTGTCTTCTTCTAAGATTTGCT GATGATTCATATATTGAGAGTTATATAAGCACCATTGGGGTCGACTTT AAAATACGTACCGTGGAGCAAGATGGGAAAACCATAAAACTCCAAATC TGGGATACTGCTGGGCAAGAAAGATTTAGAACAATTACCAGCAGCTACTACCGCGGGGCACATGGTATCATA GTTGTTTATGATGTGACAGACCAAGAGAGCTTCAACAATGTCAAGCAGTGGCTCAATGAAATTGATCGATATGCTAGTGATAATGTGAACAAACTTCTGGTTGGAAACAAGTCTGATCTCACTGCAAATAAAGTAGTGTCATACGAGACAGCAAAG GCTTTTGCTGATGAGATTGGCATACCTTTCATGGAAACTAGTGCAAAAGATGCCACTAATGTGGAACAAGCTTTCATGGCCATGGCTGCTGCAATCAAGGATAG AATGGCGAGCCAACCAGCCATGAACAACGCAAAACCTTCAACTGTGCAGCTCAGAGGACAGCCTGTTGAACAAAAGGGAGGCTGCTGCTCGTCTTGA